The following are encoded together in the Erwinia sp. E602 genome:
- a CDS encoding YfgM family protein: MESYSNENEQVDALKNFFAQNGKALVAGVVLGVGALVGWKYWSSHEDSGSRETSAAYQQVTAALDASKPATLDAAAKFASDNNNTYGALASLDLAKRYVDNNQLDKAAAQLQNGLQDTKDANLQAVLNLRLARIQLQQKQPDAVLKTLENIKGDGWVAIVADVRGEALLSKGDTQGARDAWSKGVAADTSSALKEMLQMKMNNLPG, from the coding sequence GTGGAATCGTATAGCAACGAAAACGAACAGGTTGACGCGCTGAAGAATTTCTTCGCTCAGAATGGAAAAGCGCTGGTGGCTGGCGTGGTGCTGGGCGTCGGTGCCCTGGTCGGCTGGAAATACTGGAGCAGTCATGAAGACAGCGGCTCCCGTGAGACGTCGGCGGCCTATCAGCAGGTGACCGCAGCGCTGGATGCCAGCAAACCGGCTACCCTTGACGCGGCGGCGAAGTTCGCCAGCGACAACAACAACACCTACGGTGCGCTGGCGTCGCTGGACCTCGCGAAGCGTTATGTTGACAATAATCAGCTGGATAAAGCGGCAGCACAGCTGCAGAACGGTCTGCAGGACACCAAAGATGCCAACCTGCAGGCGGTACTGAATCTGCGCCTGGCGCGTATTCAGCTGCAGCAGAAACAGCCGGATGCGGTATTAAAAACGCTGGAAAACATCAAGGGTGACGGCTGGGTAGCCATCGTCGCCGATGTTCGTGGTGAAGCGCTGCTCAGCAAAGGGGATACCCAGGGCGCACGCGACGCGTGGAGCAAAGGCGTCGCGGCCGATACCTCTTCCGCGCTGAAAGAGATGCTGCAAATGAAAATGAATAATCTGCCAGGTTAA
- the bamB gene encoding outer membrane protein assembly factor BamB, with the protein MELRKILLPGLISVTLLSGCSWFSGEEDVVKMSPLPTVQNQFTPEKVWSTSVGNGVGDFYSNLHPAWADSTVYAADRHGVVKALNAGDGKEQWKVDLSEKTGFFSSNLPALLSGGLTVDGGHVYVGSERAQVYALNSSDGSVAWQTKAAGEVLSRPVISDGLVLVHTSNGMLQGLDQTSGVVKWTVNLDMPALSLRGESAPAVAFGAAIVGGDNGRVSAVILNQGQIIWQQRISQPSGATEIDRLADVDTTPIVVNGVVYALAYNGNLTALDLRSGQVIWKREIGSVHDMIVDGGRIFLVDQDDRVIALSTEGGVTIWRQSDLLHRNLTSPVLYNGYVVVGDSEGYLHWINTEDGRFVAQQKLDSSGFQTEPVVASDKLLIQSKDGEVYAITR; encoded by the coding sequence ATGGAATTGCGTAAGATACTGTTGCCGGGACTGATTTCAGTCACTTTACTCAGCGGATGTTCATGGTTTAGCGGTGAAGAGGACGTGGTCAAAATGTCCCCTCTGCCAACCGTGCAAAACCAGTTTACTCCGGAAAAAGTCTGGAGTACCTCGGTGGGTAACGGCGTGGGTGACTTCTACTCGAACCTGCATCCGGCCTGGGCCGACAGCACCGTTTATGCGGCAGACCGCCACGGCGTGGTAAAAGCGCTGAACGCTGGCGACGGTAAAGAGCAGTGGAAGGTCGACCTGTCTGAAAAGACCGGCTTCTTCTCCAGCAATCTCCCGGCCCTGCTGTCCGGCGGCCTGACCGTTGACGGCGGCCACGTCTACGTCGGCAGCGAGCGCGCGCAGGTTTACGCGCTGAACAGCAGCGACGGCTCCGTGGCCTGGCAGACCAAAGCCGCCGGTGAAGTGCTGTCGCGCCCGGTGATTAGCGATGGTCTGGTGCTGGTACACACCAGCAACGGCATGCTGCAGGGTCTGGACCAGACCAGCGGCGTGGTGAAGTGGACGGTTAACCTGGATATGCCGGCGTTGAGCCTGCGCGGTGAATCTGCCCCGGCCGTCGCCTTTGGTGCGGCGATCGTCGGCGGTGATAACGGCCGCGTCAGCGCCGTGATCCTGAATCAGGGCCAGATTATCTGGCAGCAGCGCATCTCTCAGCCAAGCGGCGCGACCGAGATCGACCGCCTGGCAGACGTTGATACCACCCCGATCGTGGTAAACGGCGTGGTGTATGCGCTGGCCTACAACGGCAACCTGACCGCCCTCGACCTGCGTTCCGGTCAGGTGATCTGGAAGCGTGAAATCGGCTCTGTTCACGACATGATCGTCGACGGTGGCCGTATTTTCCTTGTCGATCAGGATGACCGCGTCATTGCGCTGAGCACCGAAGGTGGCGTGACCATCTGGCGCCAGAGCGATCTGCTGCACCGCAACCTGACCTCCCCGGTGCTCTATAACGGCTACGTGGTGGTTGGCGACAGCGAAGGCTACCTGCACTGGATCAACACCGAAGACGGGCGTTTCGTGGCTCAGCAGAAACTGGACAGCTCCGGTTTCCAGACCGAGCCGGTGGTGGCCAGCGACAAGCTGCTGATCCAGAGCAAAGACGGCGAAGTGTACGCGATTACGCGTTAA